DNA sequence from the Salvia splendens isolate huo1 chromosome 19, SspV2, whole genome shotgun sequence genome:
GTCGGGTCTCAGTACTGATACGAGTACCTTCAGTTCTCGGCTCGACGTGACGGCTGGTGCAGATGCGAGGTCCGGCCCCTCAGCCATCTGCGTCATCTCTTCGCCCTTTTCACTCAGCGTTTGGGAGACCGCTTCAGTTGCCACCGCAGTATCCTCCAAATCAGTAGTGGGTAAGGAtccctccccaggttttgtgggagtggtccctTCCTCTTCACTTAAAATCTCCACCGGATCTGCCGCCGTGTTTACCTTTGCTTTACTGGATGCCCACTTCCCTAAGCATCTTTGCGACACCCTCTTCGGCTTCGACTGTTCTGCCCTAGGGTcacccttcaacaccaacttcctcttgacaACTTTTGGTTTTATCACTGGCGGTGCCACTGGTCCAGGTACCTTTGTTCTTGCTACTGTTTCCTCCTCCTCAATATGCACATCACTCTTCCCCGCCTCTGTCTGGGGAGTTGTTGACTCTGTCCTTTCTTCTCTAGTCTGGCCTCCCACCACTTCGTCTACTGGCCGTTCGGCTAGGCCTTCTAAGTTGTTCTCTCCATCGTCTTTCTCACCCTCTTCTACTGCccttgatgcgaggtctagaccctcagccatcgtggcggtaCCATCTTCCGTCCGATTTACCTCATCCAGAAGAGCCTAAAATTCTTCATTAGTCATTAGGCCCTGCTTTCTGGCCGTCTCATTTAAATCTATCTCTTCCCTCGCCGTTTCTTGAGGAATGGGCTCCGCTGTCGGCGTTTTCTCTGGTTCATCGCCTCCCTTCTGGCTCTTTTCCTCCTTTCTTCTTCTCGCCTCCCTTTCCTCTGGTTCGGAGTCGTAATAGGCAGAGATGGGGTCAACATCCATTGAGTCGCTTCGTTGGGGAGTTTGGGCGGATTCTGAGGGTTCGGTCGCCGATGGAGGTTCCCTTTCCGGCGCAATTGTTGATGATgtcggaatggaagtgggtggTTGTGCTGTGGGTTGCACATTCGGTTCTGATGCAGGTACTGATGGGGTTTCTCCGGTCATGCTCCATTTGCCCCCGATTCGGCTAAAACCGGCCAACTCAGCCGCCCAATCTCGACTTGGGTCCTGCTGTCGAAGGAACTCGGTCATTACGTCCAAAGAAACCATCGTCGGAGCCTGAGGAGTCGGCTCCGGTGGTTGCGGGTTCGGTGGATGCTCTTCCATTGTCGGCTGCGATTCTGGGGTTTCTTCTCTGCGGTTTGAAGTAGGTTTCTCGCTGGTGATTTTCTTCGCTTATTTCTTCTTTCCCATGGCTTAATTCGGTGAATTTCTGGTGGTAATACGGGTGTTGGCTTTTGTGGAGAGAATGGTGGAAATTTCTGGAGAGAGGGATGGAGGTAAGGGTTTGTGAAGTGAAATGGGAGAGACGGTTTGATTATGAGGGTGGAAAATGTAGTTGAGGGTTTGTAACCGGCTGCAGACGGTTTCCAGGTCACGCCGATTCATATGGGAGACAGTTGAGAGCTCTGCCCCCTGTTTGGACGTCGTCTCTCTTTCTCTGCACACGCGCCTTCCCAGTCGCTGCCCCCCTGCAAAGCTGCAACAAACCCCCAAATTCAAACttcgtcccttaatgatttccccctatattttcctagattagaaacaaagtgaaatagacacttaaataaaattgggaGTTTCAACAAATGGGTATGTtggtggtcagtacgtactcccaattaatatttgaggtccgaaaaaaaaatttacgttttcttaaaattaacttgcatgcaacggtttaaattaattaattaccacATATTTACCATATTTCCATCTCCtttaggaaaattggaattctattGTGCCGGCATATGTAAATCACACTAAAAGGAGCTAGCTcagtggaattccaatccctatcctaccggtcagtatgaaacctgagtatgtggttgcagtggaatctcatccaccacagccacatcactgttgtccctaaatacttttagcctatgtccattaacgataaaaggttcagagttaggaagactccctgaaatctccactgctccattagaacggagtgcggtgatgacataaggccctgtccactTCGAGTTGAGGtttccaggcatgagcttcaatcttgactggaagagtagtactttctggccaacatggagatctttggtcctcagatttctgtcgtgccacaatttagttctctctttgtaccacatggctgagtcgaatgactccaatctaagttcctctaacttctgcaactgcagcttcctttcctctacacaggctgtagcatccacatttacttgttgtactgcccagtatgctcggtgctcaattcTAACGGGTAATTGGCAAATCTTTCCGAAAACGATTCTGTATGGagacattcctatgggagttttataggctgtccgatatgcccatagagcatcttctaacctcatactccagtccttcctagaaggattgacgGTTTTGTctagaatcttctttatctctcggtaaGAGATCTCTGCTTGGCCGtttgcttgcgggtggtagaggctggataatctgtggtgcacaccgtacttattcatcaaggcttcgatggtgcggttacagaaatgggtgccttgatcggatattatggcccttggtactccgaaccgactgaaaatgttacttttgaggaacttggcaacctctcttgcttcacacgtgcccgtggccttggcttctacccacttggagacgtagtcaactgcaactaagatatacaagttcccatatgacgaaaaggccccatgaaatccatcccccatatgtcaaacaactcacaaacaatgatcgggacttgtggcatttcatctcgtgctgatattccaccggtcagttgacaacgctcacaacttttacaaaactcgtaggcatccttgttgagggttggccaataaaatccgctatccagaatctttcttgccgttttcttgggaccgaagtgtcctccacatgccaaagagtggcaatgtgtcaatacgtctctctgctcccagtcaggaacgcaccttcttatcacttgatctacTCCTACCCTCCAgagatacgggtcgtcccaaaagtagtattttacctcactcttgatcttcatccTTTGAGCCTTAGTGACGTTCGgaacttctggaagctctcctgaaactaagtagttggctaggtccgcataccatggctcctgccctactttttcctttcctttctgtcacatcctggtcagtaagtttaatcacttcttcccagtcaatttttctgGCGGCGAAAATCACTTCACACAAGTGCTCTTCCGGGAATCGATCTCGCACCTCCTCGCTATTCCCATCCTGCAttatcctgctcaaatgatccgcaaTTTTATTCTCAGCCcctttcttatcttccacctcccaatcgaactcttgcaacaggagtacccatcggatcaagcggggttttgattctttcttggcaatcaggtacttaatggccgcatggtcagtatagacgatgaccttggatcccaacaagtattGCCTAAACTTCTCGAATAAATATACCACggctagcatctccttctccatggtatcataattcctttgagcttgattcaatgtcttagatgcataaaagatTACATACCTTTTTCCCTCGATCTTCTGACCTAGCACAACTCCCACCGCgtaatcgctggcatcacacatcacttcgaacggatgatcccagtcaggagcccgaaTAATTGGTGCATATATCAGCTTCTCTTTGAGGAGGTTGAAAGAAGTCTTGCACTGTTGTTGAAAATTGAATTCCACTTCGTTTTGaagaagtctggtaaggggctgggcgatttTTGCAAAGTCTtttataaatcgtcgataaaatcctgcatgcccaagaaaaccccttatccccttctggtcagtagggaaatgcagtttggaaatgacgtccaccttggcttgatccacctggatacctctctctgacaccacgtgccctaggacgatgccctctgtgaccatgaaatgacacttctcaaaattcaagacaAGGCTCTTTGCCTGACACCTCTCCAGAATTACGTCCAAGTGATGAAGGAATGAATCGAAGgagtctccgtagactgtaaagtcatccatgaatatttctatgcactcctcgatcagatcggaaaatatgctcatcatgcatcgttggaaTGTTCCCGGAGCGTTGCAAAGACCGAAAGGCATGTgtctgtatgcataggttccaaatgggcaggtgaaggtagttttatcctggtcttcagggtccacgtagatctgaaaatacccgttgtacccatccaaaaaacaaaattacttcttcccaaccagtcgctccaacatctgatcgatgaacggtagggggaagtggtctATCCTGGTTGCGGCGTTCAGCTTGcagtagtctatgcacatccgccaaccagtgactagccttgtcggtatcagctcattcctctcattttgaaccacctgaatcccggacttcttgggaaccatgtgtacagggctgacccactcgctatcgggcaccgaGTAGATAATCCccaatgacaacaactttaagatttccttcaatatttcctcccgcatgttgggATTCACCTTCCTCTGCGAGTCACGATGTGCTTTCGCCCCctcttctagcctaatatgatgcatgcagacgtcgagGCTTATttccaccaaatctgtaaggctccatccaattgctttttTGTTCCTGCCTAGGATTGTCAGTAGCCTTGCTTCTTGTTCTTTCGTCAGGCTGCTGCTAATGATCACCGGGTACGAGTTTTCCTCCCCTATgaaggcatacttcagattcgtcggcagcttcttcaattcaacttgtgggggaagtaTGTCAGCCGGCAGAATGCTTCTTGCAGCATCCCCCTCCTTTTCCAACTCTTCATCTGAAACTTCATCTGTACtaactggtagctgagcccctgctgctccaataaattccgatttctggcagaaatccttaattgctccttctatctcttcgtcagttaacccttggctactgatcagatcgcaccatgcagccgCTTCCACATCAGCCTTCCCATatacatctaaagcttggagtttctcctgcaataattcagtctcaagaaaatcttggactaaggggtcaattacatcaacatagcatagattttcagaatcgataggctttttcatggcctcattgatatcaaaggtgaacttctctccatgaaaatcaatgcaaattgttccctcaaccatatctacaatcgtcttggttgtcctaagaaatggccttcctaacaatataccgcttgactccctagcttcagactcacccatcttgatcacgtaaaagtcagcaggataagtaaaatcatgtactctcaccaacacattttctaatacaccctcaggacttatacatgatctatcagccagttggatcaacaccctagtgtttgacgacgttactcccttcagccggttatagattgacaaaggaATAACATTAATACAAGCTCACAtgtcacacattgcatgctcgacttttacttctcctatagttataggcaaagtaaacatacctgtatcggctctcttgggtggtagcttttcctgcacaattgctgatgatatcccttccaccatgatctttccctcctcctgggctttcccggctatgaactctttaatgaatttcccaagtggaGGTAGCTTCACGGgctggaggaatggtatggtaacatccagcttcccgaaaattgacatgtaatccactgggttaTCTTTCTTCCTTTTGTTCAAGAAACGGTAAGGGAACAgtttctttcctttctcctcttcaaCCAGTCCTTCAACAGCCTTTCCGGAGTTTTCCTTGGGTATAATCTGGGCTGGAGTCTCCTTCGTCGGTCCCTTTTCCTTAGGCGAGTCCACCTTGGGCTGCATGCCTCCGGTTTCACTACTTCTCGCTGGTTCCTCATCCAAGAAAAATGGATCCTGCATTTAGGGTAGAGTTCTGCGTAGCTCCTCTTCCGAGACAACGTTTCTCAGCACCTTTGTCCCACTAGGTTCTCCACTGGACTTCTTCGGTTGGGGTCCTTCATAGGTTGTATCGGACCGtaatgtgaccttgctcacgtttgccttttcaggtacatggactgtagatgggagtttcccagaattccctttcatttcacccatcgaactgaccagctgggccaactgcctattcatcatatcaatattcgccttatgttccttctggacactctgcatcccctgcaccaCTTCATTGTTGGATTGCAATTCACCCTTGATACTCTGCTGTGAAGCGAgcagttctcccatcatgtcctctaTAGATCgtcttgacctgttaggatattgggactgatttggccATTGGTGCTGGTTATAATGGGGGTTCTGGTTGGGCtagaaattttggaagttttgctggttctggttaggtgggtaatggttatactggccaggagggttgtaatggtcttggtgatattgattttggttttggttttgataCTGGGCCTGGTTTTGGAACTAGCTCTGGTTCTGATGATGTTGGGAACCTTGATTAGGCTGATtcgggtaattttggaagtttctctggtggggtagTACATAGACAGGGTCTGGGTTCTGGTTTTGCGGGGGTTGGTTTTGAGGTTGTTGACTGTGgggttgttggtttcttcctggcCAGTTGAACTGGTTGTTGGGATTTTCTGGGCCACGGTTGAAATTTTGGTTTGGGTGAGGGTGGTATTGATCTGACCTGGACCTTgggtttgattttggttcccatctccccatcgaaaattcggatggtccctccatggtgcgtcccgttgtctcccctggatccaatgcccactagaattgtagtacccggcagcattgacttgctccatattctcGAAGttattaggctgatcatagctcggtccttggtttccctgttccgcacccttgtagttcccagttGGGGAAGTtggtggtgcgttcttctcgatcgcgTTCAGGaatgtcttcttcaattcgtccatcttcaaatccatcttttGTTCTATCTTATGCTTttggtcagtagacaaggcactCGCAgtcctttctctgctgtaaccatctcttgaattgtcgtacttcTTCTTTGCGCTCAAGAGTTTCCCTAGGACCCTCttagcttcactgacccttaactgcgtgaaacttcctcctgacgaggagtTTGCCGGATCCTTTGTcgccttgttcatcccctcataaaaggtgtgatgtatttctatatccgccatacgatggttcggacatgcatccaaaaggctcatatactttgcccaataatcactcaagggttcatcgtaaccttgcttcacactggttatctctctcttcaacgcactcgtcttagatgacggaaaaaattTGCCTAAaaaggctgacttgaaatctGCCCAACTCTCAACGGAATTGGGGGGCAATCGCATGAACCAGGTATTAGCCTCCCCTTTTAGAAcaaacggcaaagccttcaatctgtagtcatcctctgTCGCCCCTgttggccttctctgtgccctacaaatcttacagaactcatgaaggaattcgtaggggccttcatagcttttcccgcagtACGTGGGCAGAATTGCAATAATatggggcttcacatcgcaagttgtctgccccggggtgactactatagcttgcggtggttctccttcggtatgcgcgttcagcgtcccgatctctggatcatcatctccttgggcaaccattCTCCTTGGGCTACCCTCCAACTGTAGTACTTGTTCTGGTATTCCTCCctctatggtgtcttgctcttcgtcactactcgtacCTAGGTCAGACATGGTTGTCGATAGGCCAGAAGGAGTGGTCGCAAGTATAGTTCCTCGCtggagtatcttcggtctcaaatggtcaggagccgaactgcttctcataaactgaaagaaaaaaaaaagaaaaaaaattatgaaaaatatatacgccaaagtatcacacactaacagttaataacgccattcatccccggcaacgacgccatttgaaagagccaAGGTGTTGTGTaggtgtcgcgtcaagcaaGGGATGTATTGATCAGGATAGAAAATCCcagctaatcctgaacctggctatcaataatttctcaacccacttctactgactagtatagtggatgtaagggtcgaatcccacagagatgaatgcgctttggtaattgtTGTGATATTCTGGGaggggttggttagctaccacgctttgggttgagattctaactagactggaaattaatgtggtactctactgactaggaggtgtgagagatgattgataagcagttgtgtacgtgagagtagggaacattatgtttcagaaattatgtgggaggtacggggttactataaaaggcgaAACGGCATATCaaagaataagtggtagttaggtgactaggctgacagatctgtagggtactaACAGAAAAGgtagagaaaagtaaaggacaaaagcaaaaagtaactaaaaagtaaaagtggtcccaaatttggatgtagacattgtcttctccaacaagtatgaacacaaatcaaacaactcagattccatgaacgagaaattCAGGTTAACAAACTCCACAAGAACAtatctacaatctaaactccaaatcaaaagttTAAACTAACGAAATtgaaattacgcttactgggtgacatgcaaggtggcagaaatcacgtaaactaggctttcacacttaaccatttcagatctaaaatctaacagctatctaaactcatgaactcagatctatcaattcggaaagGAAAACATGATTGCAATacttggaaattaccgtaacaactagatctaagctatctaggcagaaagaaacagaatcaaacaggaaacaatgcataaaaacaacttcatatcataaacgtttggatcacaaccaagacttcaaaataagcaaatatCGAAAATGTAAccgatccaacgtaagaaaacaaagtgcgattaactaagaaagcaattaaagattattttgccactccgggcgatgaaactgttaacactacgaaacacgctgactggaacgagaggatgtggaactccggcgaactgatgatcttcagaTGACCATGgatgtggcgaggaacgagaatatgaaggataatgctgagggaccgatctaccgaagagaggtttctaactaagcgtagaagtgatgaactaattgatgatgattctctctccaagtggcttccatttatagggaggcctcccttgatttttagggtagactctcttcatgaaatgactcttttgccccttgcttgcggctgatcttcccagctatccttcttctccatctcgagcctttttggcatgcatcctggtcagtattgcaccctactgacgcccttttcacctgaattattcgaacattcccatactggctagaacactttcccTACACACTTTAGCaattgttttgcagatatattccaattatgcacattatactgaccaataaccaaggcctagaatacgacttatcacccACTCCAAACTACCTCCACAATTAGGGGTTTCCCCATCAACAAACACTTCTTcagaaacaggggtttccccctcaacatcCCTCGTTATCGTCCGTTCATCAACCGCCATGCGCACAAGTTCCACGGCCAGACCATCTTCATTTTCCTATCCACCGCCCTCCGCTGCTCCTCTTTCCGGTGCTCTTGTGCTCGGCTCGGTTCCTGCTTGCGAGATTGTGGGTTGGGCCGTCGAATCCTCTGGAATCGTCAGCGGTGGTGATGCTGCGGTAGGCGTTTCCCTCTCACTCATCGCTGAGAAGAGTACGAAAACTTTCAGTGCCTCCTCCTTACTTCCGAACCTTCGTATCAAATCATCAATGAGCGCCGCCGCGTTTGAACCTGCGGCGGTGGTGGGATTCCCTGCCTTCGTGGTGTGAGCGGGTGCCTTCTCCATGATCTGTCTCTGCAAGATTCACAAGAACTAGGTAGAATTTTTCGACTAGGGTTAGATGGAATGTGGGAATTGTGAGAGAAAAGAATTGGGGGAGAAAATAGAGTAGAGAGAGAATTCGGTGTTTTAGagattggaaaataaaagaaaaagggggAAAATTGGTATTTTAGATAAGGAAAGGGAACGGTTGCAGGTGTGATGTAAGCAGCCGTACGCCTCCCTGTAaagttaaaatttgaatttcaaaaatttcacaacTTCCCTCCCAAACATCTGGTCCGAAAATCTCTCCTCCCCATGTAAATGCTATTCTCCGCAAAACCACacttagaaaaaaaacaaaattgaaacgccagactcccaggtcaagaATTCAATATgagacaaaacaatttccctaagaAGTCTAGTgcttcgaaaatatttttggaagattagtttttttctttgtttggatttttttttgtaagtttttGGAAAAGCAATTAAACTATTAACACTTTCATTTTAGTATTCTCGAGATCCCCTAGTTCAGtgtatagattaaaaaaatgcattcctatttacctgacccaggaattcacgGAGAATACTTACTCACTAAACCGATTAGATGATAATAGAGAgagcgcgtagtggcacttcctccactacacacaactccgaattatccctaaagacTTTCACTCGATGGCCATTAACAAGGAAATGGATAGAGTTCgaggcacttccctggatttccacagctccatttgctcgaaggccaacaatagtgtatggcccaatccactTGGACTTCAGCTTTCCAGACATCAGCTTAAGCCTGGACTGGAAAAGGAGCACCTTCTGACCCACTATTAGTTCCTTGACCTggaggtttttgtcatgccacagctttgtcttctccttgtaccacattgcggcCTCATATGACTTAAGCCTTAACTCTTCCAGCTCCTGaagttgcagtttcctctctccctcacaagcCAGGGgtttcatattaatctccttcaccgcccaatatgctctaTGCTCAACTCCTAcgggcagatggcacatcttacCAAACACCATCCTGTTGGGCGAGATTCCAATAGGAGTTTTATACGCAGTCCTGTAAGCCCACAATGCATCGCCGAGCCTcttgctccagtccttcctttACGGGTTCACTGTCTTCTCCAATATTGCCTTGATCTCCCTATTCGAGATTTCTGCCTGCCCATTAGAGTGAGGGTGGTAAGAGGTAGAAAGCatgtggtggactccgtatttattcatcagagcttctatggttcggttatggaaatgcgtcccttggtcagatataATGGCTCGGGGCACACCAtacctgttaaaaatgttagaTCTAAGAAATTTAGCCACCTCTTTGGATTCACAAGAAGTGGCAGctttggcttctatccactttgacacataatcTACGGGCACAAGGATGTACGTATTTCCGTACgaagatgggaatggacccatgaaatccatcccccagacgtcGAAGATTTCACAGACGATTATTGGGAcctgcggcatctcatctctctttgaaattcctccagtttgctGGCATCGCTCACAgttttgacagaattcaaagGAGTCCCTGTGTAgtgtaggccaataaaatccactgtctaggactttcctTCCAGTCTTCCTTggcccaaaatgacctccacatgccaacgcatggcaatgattaagtACATCCCTCTGCTCTCATTCGTGAATACATCTCTTAAttacttggtcagctcccatcttccacaagtaaggatcgtcccaaaaAAATACTTAGCCTCACTCTTcagcttcatcttctgggcccgggaaatttcttgtgaacttGGCACTTCtc
Encoded proteins:
- the LOC121779062 gene encoding neuroendocrine secretory protein 55-like, with the protein product MEEHPPNPQPPEPTPQAPTMVSLDVMTEFLRQQDPSRDWAAELAGFSRIGGKWSMTGETPSVPASEPNVQPTAQPPTSIPTSSTIAPEREPPSATEPSESAQTPQRSDSMDVDPISAYYDSEPEEREARRRKEEKSQKGGDEPEKTPTAEPIPQETAREEIDLNETARKQGLMTNEEF